Genomic window (Candidatus Bathyarchaeota archaeon):
CCTCCCGAAACAAGTCTTGCTCCTCAGTGAAAGCAAAATTGATCAAATTATTTCACCTTTTCCAACTATATCTAATACTCGCTTTATTAAAAGACTGATTCAGTCTTGGAGAATAACTCATTTCAACCACTATGATCTCCCGCAGATTAGAACGTGGAGAGTAAAAATAACTTCACTGTCCTCTGAAGATAACGTAGAGATTAATATGGGATAGGAATTGACAGCTAACTAATAGCTTTAGATTATTGCAATGAGGCACATAAAATTACATCGAAGATAAAGATAATGACATATACTACTGCCATCTTTTCCAGATACTGGCTAGAAGCGCCCGCGCTTTCTAACCTCTCTTCTCCTTGAAGGCTTTAATCAGAGCTGGGAGTACGATGTAAAGATCCCCAATGATGGAGTAATCGGATATCTTGTGGATGCTGGCATTCTCATCCTTGTTTATGGACACGATAATCTGGGATTCCCTTATTCCAGCAACATGCTGAATAGTGCCGGAGATACCGCAAGCTAGATAGAGTTTCGGGGAGACCTTCCTACCGCTAATCCCAATCCACTCCTCCATCCAGCCCATGTCTGCTGCAATGGGTCTTGAGCATCCCACCTTAGCTACTAAAACTCCTGCAAGCTCCTCTAAGATTTTTAGATCTTCCTCAGTTTTGATGCCCCTTCCAGCAGCAATGATAACGGGGGCGCTTTCGAGGTTCCTATCCTTCCTAGTTTTCTCCCTGATCTCTATAACGCTTACTTTCGGCTTGGGGAGAGACAAATTGAGGGTGACAATTTCACTAACTCCAAAGCTTGGATCTGGTGTCTCAAATGTCTTACTAGAAACGGTGGCGATATGAGGCGCCAACCTGCTAACTTCAGTGCATATTGTAGTACCTGCATACATGAATCGTTCACCCACTAGATTTCCCTCTTCGTTAACGTCAAGACTCAAACATTCAGACATGCAGCCCGTATCTAGAGCCGCGGCCACACGTGCAGCAAGCTCTTTTCCCTTCTTTGTTGCTCCTATGAGTATTATCCTGGGATTGGAGGCTTCAACTGCTTTCAAGAATGCTGCTTTGTAGGCATCGATACTGAAATACGTGAATTCAGGGCCATCAGCAATGAAAGTTTTCTTGGTCCCATATTGAGTGAGCTCTCTAGAATCAGTGACTTTCGAGCCTACAATCAGAACGTTTAGTTTTCCGCCTATTTTAATGGCAAGTTCTTCTCCCTTTCCAAGGAGCTGGATTAGTAGCTCGCGGTCCTCGGAGAACGCCAAAACGTTTTTTGCCATATCGCTCAGCTCTCAAGCACCCCTTCGGAGATAATGGCCTTCACTAGCTTAGCTGCGCTTTCAGTAACGGTATCGGCTTTTATCACAATTCTTTTTCTATTGACTTTTGGGGTCTTGATCTTTTGGATCTCAATCGAAGATAAGGCCTTTATCTCCTCAATAGATAGGCCCAGGTCCGCGACCTCCCACTCTTTAATTGGTTTCCTTTTTGCCTTCATGATGTTCATAAGGGAGGGAATCCTCGGTTCATTGATCTCTCTCACTACAGCCACCGCCGCAGGAAGGTCCACCTCTACGATTTCATCAACGTCCTCTAAATCCCTCACTGCCTGAAGAGTCCCCTCATAGAGCTTAATCTCCTTCACGTAAGTTACTTGGGGGAGGTTTAGGAGTTCAGCGATCCTCGGGATTGTTTGG
Coding sequences:
- a CDS encoding electron transfer flavoprotein subunit alpha/FixB family protein; the encoded protein is MAKNVLAFSEDRELLIQLLGKGEELAIKIGGKLNVLIVGSKVTDSRELTQYGTKKTFIADGPEFTYFSIDAYKAAFLKAVEASNPRIILIGATKKGKELAARVAAALDTGCMSECLSLDVNEEGNLVGERFMYAGTTICTEVSRLAPHIATVSSKTFETPDPSFGVSEIVTLNLSLPKPKVSVIEIREKTRKDRNLESAPVIIAAGRGIKTEEDLKILEELAGVLVAKVGCSRPIAADMGWMEEWIGISGRKVSPKLYLACGISGTIQHVAGIRESQIIVSINKDENASIHKISDYSIIGDLYIVLPALIKAFKEKRG
- a CDS encoding electron transfer flavoprotein subunit beta/FixA family protein, encoding MKVNLKTSEPIIKGIKRKISDLDTRALEAALKLKESNKGEVITLSIGGSETRTVILAALAMGADRAYIIKNDKLARLDSRATSKVIRAAVEKIGPYDLIIGGEMSLDSLSSQTIPRIAELLNLPQVTYVKEIKLYEGTLQAVRDLEDVDEIVEVDLPAAVAVVREINEPRIPSLMNIMKAKRKPIKEWEVADLGLSIEEIKALSSIEIQKIKTPKVNRKRIVIKADTVTESAAKLVKAIISEGVLES